A window from Neobacillus sp. PS3-40 encodes these proteins:
- the modA gene encoding molybdate ABC transporter substrate-binding protein codes for MKKIAVPVLILLLGLSLVACSGQKENLNKGDQNKTDITISAAASLNNVLTEIRSDFEKKNDHIHLLINLGGSGALQQQIIQGAPVDLFISAADIQFGELIKNGFIKKQDSTDLLGNKLVLITNKESSIKITGFSDLQKRALKEIAIGTPETVPAGMYAKQTLQNLGMWEKVQTKIIPTKDVRQVLNYVETGNVDAGIVYMTDAKISDKVKVVSVADEQTHDPIVYPAGIIKESLHHKEALQFYHYLKSKPARIIFEKYGFKVLD; via the coding sequence ATGAAAAAAATAGCTGTTCCTGTTTTAATTCTCCTTTTGGGACTATCCTTAGTTGCTTGCTCGGGTCAAAAAGAGAACCTAAATAAAGGCGATCAAAATAAAACCGATATAACCATTTCAGCTGCTGCAAGTCTTAACAACGTTTTAACTGAAATTAGATCAGATTTCGAAAAAAAGAACGATCATATTCATTTATTAATTAATCTCGGCGGCTCTGGTGCACTTCAACAGCAAATCATTCAAGGTGCTCCTGTCGATCTATTCATTTCAGCTGCAGATATCCAATTTGGTGAACTTATTAAAAATGGGTTTATTAAGAAACAAGATAGTACTGATTTATTAGGTAATAAACTTGTATTAATTACCAACAAGGAAAGTTCAATAAAAATAACTGGATTCTCAGACTTACAAAAAAGGGCGTTAAAGGAAATAGCTATCGGGACACCAGAAACAGTCCCAGCAGGAATGTATGCTAAACAAACACTTCAAAACCTCGGAATGTGGGAAAAAGTACAGACAAAGATCATACCCACCAAGGATGTTCGCCAGGTATTGAATTACGTTGAAACAGGGAATGTCGATGCTGGTATAGTTTATATGACAGATGCGAAAATTTCTGATAAGGTAAAGGTTGTATCAGTAGCTGATGAACAGACACACGACCCCATTGTTTATCCTGCTGGCATCATTAAAGAATCACTTCACCATAAAGAAGCATTACAATTTTATCATTACTTAAAAAGTAAACCAGCAAGAATTATTTTTGAAAAATATGGTTTTAAAGTATTGGATTGA
- the modB gene encoding molybdate ABC transporter permease subunit, which translates to MNLFQNDYWSPIKLSLEVSSISVLFVLFFGILLGRFLSRINFRGKIIIETFLLLPLVLPPTVIGFLLIFFFGRNSPVGSFLEGLFHHSIMFTALAAIIASTVVAFPLMYQTVKTGFQSVDEEVEDAARVDGANELKIFLYITLPLSLRSIITGLILSFARGLGEFGATFMFAGNIPGRTQTAPTAIYIAMESGNMKMAWLLVLSMVFISFCMLLFTNSLNFANKKP; encoded by the coding sequence ATGAATTTGTTTCAAAATGATTACTGGTCACCTATAAAATTATCATTAGAAGTATCATCTATTTCGGTTTTATTTGTCTTGTTTTTCGGTATTTTGCTAGGGAGATTTTTATCAAGGATTAACTTCAGGGGTAAAATAATAATAGAGACATTCCTTTTACTGCCCCTTGTTCTGCCTCCAACTGTCATTGGCTTCTTATTGATATTCTTTTTTGGCAGAAATAGTCCTGTCGGCTCCTTCCTTGAAGGGCTATTTCATCATTCAATTATGTTCACAGCTTTAGCTGCCATCATTGCTTCAACTGTAGTCGCCTTTCCTCTTATGTACCAAACAGTTAAAACGGGGTTTCAGTCTGTGGATGAAGAAGTTGAGGATGCAGCAAGGGTGGATGGAGCAAATGAATTAAAGATTTTTCTTTACATAACACTCCCTTTATCTCTAAGATCCATCATAACTGGATTAATCTTAAGTTTCGCTAGAGGCTTGGGAGAATTTGGAGCTACCTTTATGTTTGCTGGGAATATTCCAGGAAGAACGCAAACAGCACCAACTGCCATCTATATCGCTATGGAATCAGGAAATATGAAAATGGCATGGCTATTAGTGTTATCAATGGTATTCATCTCATTTTGTATGCTTTTATTCACAAACTCCCTAAATTTTGCAAATAAAAAGCCATGA